The window TGGAGATCAGTACGGCGCGCCATCGCAAAGCGCTTGGAGGTAGGCCACGGCGTCGTTTGCTCTGGCCGCCGCTGTGAAGATGGCGCGGCGATCGTCGTTCAGAACCTGGAGCCAGGACGCCACATAGGCGGCGTGATCCGGTCGGGGCTCGTTGGCGATGCCGAGATCCGCGCAAAGGAACGCGGCGCCGAGTTCGGCAACCAGCTCCTCGACGGCGTAGTCATTGTCGCCGAAACGGGTGCCGAAGGTCCGGTCCAGGCGATGCCGCGCGCCGGTCCAGTGCGTCAGCTCGTGGAGCAGGGTGCCGTAGTAGGCCTCGCTCGGCGAACTCGTTGGGGACCCCCGGAATCGTTCCCGTGCCGGCATGTCGATGCGATCTTCGACGCGCCGGTAGCAGGCGCTCGAGCCGCCTTGGACGACAAGGGCCTTGGTGGCGCCGACGAATGCCTCCACCTCGGCCAAGGTCTCCACCAGCGACACCTTTGGCGATCCCGGCGGCTCCCACCCGTCCACCTGATCCAGGTTGAAGACCCGGAAGGCGCGGGCGACGAGCCGGTACTGATCGGACTCGTCCAAGTCATCAGTCGGGGCGGTATTCAGGCGATTGTAGAAGACGATGACGGTCCCGTACTCGCCGCGGCGAACCTGGGCCCCCAACCGCTGCCACTGCCGGTAGCTCGCCCACCATCCGGTCCCGTATCCCGCCATAACCGCCGCTGCCCACAGCGCCACGACGTTCACGCCGCGATAGCCGTGGCCCGTGAGGGCATTGGTCGGTCGGCCCGTCGCAGCACTCACATGCCACGGCATAACGAAGTCGCCGGCTCCCGCCTCGATGGCGGCGACGATCTTGTCAGTAACGGTCCGATACAGGTCGAACCGCTCAGTTGAAGGTACAGAGGTTCGCATAGCTCGCTCCTTGGCGCATGGGAGCGTCGGACCATTCCGGCGCTCCCGGACGCCCCGGAGCAGGGCAGCGATCTAGAGATCAGTCTGATGGGGCAGGGGAGGGCGCGCACGACGGCAAAGCGCCCCGAGGAAGGTCGACCATAGCCCCACCAAACAACCGCCGTGCTCGACCGCCTCCCATCGGCGAACATGCCTGCATGACGCTATCCCCAGCGGAGCTCGAGGACTTCAAGGCGCGCTACGAGCACGCGTTCAACATTCGACTCTCCGACGGAGAGGCATTCGACCTCGCCGATCGTTTGGAGGAGCTGTACCGCATCGTCCTCGACCGCTCCGCCGATGCCGAAGATGTCCCGCGGACACACAGCGCACCGTGGTGGCGGCGGCCGGAAGGCGAAGGAGAGGGAAGGGGGCCGCCGGCCTAGACCTCGGTCCTCGCGCCACAGCGCGGGGACGCCAACCACCCCCAGCCCAGGCGCGAGCCGCCACCCCTTCGCTATCCCCAGCTTCTGGGAAAATTCATGCTGCTGTGCTATAGTGAAGCTATACCCGCCCCGGCCAGCCGCAAGGTCCGCCGGGGTTTTGTGTATCCACAGCCTGGCTGCGATATCGCCTGGTACACTGGGTGC is drawn from bacterium and contains these coding sequences:
- a CDS encoding zincin-like metallopeptidase domain-containing protein; this translates as MRTSVPSTERFDLYRTVTDKIVAAIEAGAGDFVMPWHVSAATGRPTNALTGHGYRGVNVVALWAAAVMAGYGTGWWASYRQWQRLGAQVRRGEYGTVIVFYNRLNTAPTDDLDESDQYRLVARAFRVFNLDQVDGWEPPGSPKVSLVETLAEVEAFVGATKALVVQGGSSACYRRVEDRIDMPARERFRGSPTSSPSEAYYGTLLHELTHWTGARHRLDRTFGTRFGDNDYAVEELVAELGAAFLCADLGIANEPRPDHAAYVASWLQVLNDDRRAIFTAAARANDAVAYLQALCDGAPY